AGTGGCAGCTGGTAGTTGTGATACGGATTACGAACAAGAGTTTTATCTAATCACACTTATTAGGAAAAATGTCCATTTTATCGTTCATCAGTTTCATCCAAGAATTTTATCGCAGGACCTGCAGCGTTTCATGGACGAGGCCAAACAAGGATTCATCTACATGAGCCTCGGTAGTAACGCCAGAAGCGCGGACATACCAATGCACGTTAAACAAATATTCTTCGACGTATTCTCAAAATTACCCTACAGAATCATCTGGAAGTACGAGGAGGACTTCCCGGTACAACTCGACAACGTGTACGTTGACAAGTGGTTCCCTCAGCAAAGCATACTCGGTAAGGCTCCATTCATGTTTCATCGAATACTTGTAACAGAATTAGTGGCGTTGTATTACACGGGGTTTCGTTGTTTGCAGCTCATCCCAACATCAAGCTGTTCATATACCAGGCAGGATTACAAAGTACCGAAGAGGCTATTAACTTTGCAGTTCCACTCCTAGCCTTCCCGGTGTTGGCTGATCAAGATTATCTATCGGCCAGAGTGGTTGCTACTGGGATTGGAAAGAGCTTGGAAATTACCACTGTTACGAGGGAGCAGCTAGATGGTGCTATTAGGGAAATGATGAACAATAATGAGTGAGTATATGCGAGGTTTAGAAATATTCTTAACACCTTGCACTATGGCTTATTTgttagatgcgtcagtcaaaactgactaattacagctataatacgagggtcattcaataagtaaagagacaaatggctataactcaaaaacggtttatttcaatctttcaaaattaaggCTATTTTTCAACATAATCTCCCCGCACAGTTATGCACTTGTCCCATCTTCCTtgaagcttcccaattcccttgGCGAAGAATTCTTTCGATTTACCCCGAAGCCACTTTTGCACCGCTTCCTTAACTTCATTGTTAGCAAATCTTTTTTCACGTAGGGCGTCTTTGAGTGGTTCAAACAGGTAAAAATCAGATGGGGCGAGGTTGGGACTGTAGGCAGGATGAGGTAAGACCTCCCAACCCAATTCTTGAAGCTTATCACGGGTCAGCTGGACTAAAAATCTAATGACTGAGCGCTGCTCTTCTAAGGTGCAATCTTTTAGTGGACTTGCCatggtgaattgaaaattttgaggttatgttgacataaaatgatgaaacaGCTGATCAGAGCATATCCCAAGGTTGCCAACTAACACTCCTGAAAAGATTGTACACATTCATtgaatagttttaaaattatagaatttgtctcTTTACTTATTGAATGACCCTCGTATTAACAcgaacaaaaaaatttgaaattttatgtcaatatgttatcatGCAATCTttaactatgcaaattataattggacttgaacttcaaattgaagcgtattaaaaattcgagtaaaattgatcacggccgaagtacgagtgcgtcacgagtcagactcgtcaaagtagtgCAATGGGTTAATTCGTACTAgctttattataaatatgacTTGATATGACATTAGGTTTTTGACTGTATTTTGGAATATCATTTGATAGATAGAGATCTGAAAATCTGgcgatataggaatttgtgacTTTGAAACCCAGAAACATCCATGTTTCTCCATATATTTCCATCACTAACCAAAATGTCCACATTATATCTCTTGCATCTCTCTTTGTAatgattatatataaatatctcTTTGTAATTATTCACAGATACAAGAAGAACATAATTCGCCTTCGAGATCTGATTAGAGACACTCCATACAATCATGTGGACCATCTCGTTTGGTGGACGGAGTACGTAATTCGGCACAAGGGTGCACCCCATCTTCGTTCAACTATAGCCAGTCAACCTTGGTACCAACGTTACGACATAGACGTAGTAATGTTCTTAACGATCGTCGCGTTCGTGGTCGTATCAACGTCGCTGATCGTAATGGCGAAGCTTGTCGTATGCTTATACAAATTGACGAACTCTGGACAAAAGCAAAAGATGAGCTAGTACGTCATATCAACTAGTTATACTGTTGCGTATGTGTGCGTTTTgtgaattgacaaattaaatGTATAAGTTCAATGAGCGTGTTCAGCGTTAACTGCAATGTTAACGTTAGTCGAAGTTTATTTTAAGGTTTTATACTTTCACGTATAACAAAAGACAGGTTCAACGTATTTGTTGAGGATGCTTCTTTCTTAAAGCGATTACGTATATTCATATAACATTGCGACGTAATACTCTTAAGTTATTATCTACTGATTTTAATGGTCTTGTAGATGAACATCACATAGAACGGATATGATGTATTTTTGTAATACTGATATTTGTGTGGGTAAATAATGAGACTACTCGTGGGGCACGATGGTGTTCGCTAAGCGTTTCAACATATTTTTACGGTTTATGTTCTTCAAAGTTTTATACACGGACTTAAGTCGAATACTTTTTAAttcgattttataaataattgatgTTATTAAAAGTTATTTCGTTATTACTTAAAGACGATAGTACAAATGTGcgacaaaaattattagaaaaataaatattaattgcagTACAAAAGATATGAATGTCTTTTAATTCCCTTTCATTTACATTCGTGTTCAAGAACATTATTTCTATACGTATTTATTTGTACAAGTTATCTAAGATTTAAATTGAGAAGACTTTAAGACTTCTTTTTTTATAAGACTTTATAATCTTAGGTTAATAGGAATAGAAAGAGTTGTggcattttataaaatgttgctCCGTTTCGTTCTATTTACCCGTGGGTTTTTAATACCCAATCCACTACTTCAGCTTTAAACTATTGGAAGGACATTTCCCGAGAGTAATGTCTCTCGATTGGGCTACTTCAGGAGTTTCAACTTCATTTATCCCTGGAATCGAACGATTGATGGAATGGTTCTGCTAGTTATGAACGATTTAACGTTTCTCAGGAAAATTCTTCGATAAATTTCCGGCGGAGGGTCCTGTTATTATGCCTTACTCACAGGCATCTAATCTGAATAAAAACATCGAAGTCACGATGTCGAGTTCAATGACACAGCAACGCATTTTTTGAGAACGTGTTTACACTAAGGGACACCGGATGTTTAGTAGGATAcatgcaagtttaaaaatttggcgaaaattttagaatttgattaTTTTGCAGATCAGTAGTttaaaagtttgggaatttacaaatttatggatttcaaaattttgagaaacttaagtttcagaatttgtgaaagggaaatttaaagatttgggcaAACTTGAAAGTCTAAAAGTTTAGAATTCTCAAGGTTCCTCTAATGTCCACTTTACAGAAGTCTCCTGTTCACATATTCTTACATCCACGGTACGAACCTAACCTCATTCGCAATAAACCCTAAAAATCACTCAAAGAAATATGAGACCTAAATCAACACACATTACTTGTTTACATCCTTACAAATAAATACAGACTTCATTGAACGAActagaataaattttttaacttaaaaaaaatatttcgtatCTCTAACGACCAACTAATAGCAGCCTTAACGACATCTTCACGCTGCAGATCCTCGAAAGATTAAAGATAATTGCGATACAAGATTTCCCGCCtatcaaaataaaacaattacttAAGATAGCTGCTACTAATCGAGATACTTGCAAGAGCATGAGTCAGCAATAACAGCGACAACACGGGAAAATTGCATACTGATAGCGTCACACATGAAGACCTATTTTACGTAAATAGCCCGTGGTTGTAGATTTTCCTGTTAGTTGTTCTGCAACCGAGTGCCAAAGCGGTTCATCATGAAGTTGAACATCGCGTTGCTCGTTTTGTGCGCGTTGTGCGTCATCGAGGAAACTCGTTGCGCGAAGATCTTAGTGATGGTCCCCATACCGTCTTACAGTCATCAAATCCCGCACAGAAAATTAGTTCTAGAACTGCACAAACGCGGCCACGAAATCGTGTATGTGACGTCTGACCCCGTTCCGGTGAACTCGACGAGGCTCACTCAGATCGACATAAGTGACACTTACGATACCATACAATTCCACAACTTCATGAAACTACGATTCGAGGGGATGTACGGCTTAAAGTTCATGCAGGAATTTATGCCCGGTGTATCCGATTCTTTGTCGGAACAGCTGCTGAACAACACGGAGGTGCGACGATTATACGCGCCAGACAGTGGTGTGAAgtttgacgtgattctgaacgaATTTCTCTTTATGCCGGCTACGTACGCCATGGCTTACAGATTCGACACACCGTATATAGGTACGCcatcaatttttagattttcagcgGTATATCTATGTGATAGATATAGATAGGTATGTCTGTGTATTggaattaatttagaaatagtcTTTGAGTTGGGCAACCCAGATGTGTTTACGGTCATGAATCAGTTTTTCCCTTTTATGAGAAGAATGAGTGACTCAGAAAGACGGAGTTTATCAGTTTACCTTAagcttgtaaatatatttagctTTCGAGTGTTAACgcatcatttgcaaatttttaattttccataatTTGAAAAAGACTCCTTACGCCTCAAATGACCCGATAGCACGATTCagtataaaatacattaaatcaATACATTTCATTCTAAGATTAAAGATACCACACATATTAAAACTGTTAAGATTCCAATACTCGAAATAGTTGCGTGGTCACTGTGAATCACAATCAGCTGGAACCACAGCTGATAGCGTGACATCTCGAGAACCATCCCGCGCAAATAACCGGAGTCCCTCACGAGCTCTTAGTTGATCTGAGACCGAGTGACGAAGCGGTTCGAAGCCATGAAGCTGAACGTCGCGATTTTAATTTTGTGCGCGTTGTGCCTCATCGAGGAAACTCGTTCCTCGAAAATCTTGGTGATGGTTCCAATACCGTCCTACAGTCATCAGGTCACGTTTAGAAAATTAGTGACACAGCTACACAAACATGGACACGAAGTTGTTTTCGCTACGGCAAATCCTCTGCCCATAAACTCAACGAGACTCACTCAGATAGACATAAGCAGCGGTTATGGCATCATGCAAGCTAACGAGTTCATGAAGTATCGATTCGAGGGAAATTACGGGTTGAAGTTCATGATGGATTCTTTGCCCGACATGACAGATTCTTTGACGGAACAGTTCTTGAATAATACGGAGTTGAGAAAATTATACGCGCCCGATAGTGGTACTAAGTTTGATGTGGTTCTGACTGAATTTTTGTTTATGCCGGCTACCTATGTCATGGCGTATAGGTTCGACGCTCCACTTATAGGTACTCCAATTTTTATGTCGTTACTTTGTTAaggtttggttgtgtgattgatttgTTATTTCGTGGTTGAACTTCttaagaatttctaatttcgaaAGTTTTGAAAGGTAGATCTTTGCATATGTGAAGAGATACCCAGAATAACGGTACTTAATGACATTCAGAATAAGGTGAATgacttttagaaattttcgGAATAGTAAAGTGTCGAATTGTggtctttagaaatttgaaaacttaatttggaaatttgagaattgtaaaaggtgggaatttagtaataaatttagtataatTTACTTTCAAATTATCCCCTATGAGATAATCCCCTGTGTGATTATAGACAATAGACTATGTGTCTAAAAGGTGCCTTTGTAACCTATTTTTATGTAACTTGCTCAGGTATAAGTTCATTAGGAATCCCTTCCCACCTCGAACACGTTCTGGGTGGATTCATGCTGCCTTCTCACGAGTACATGTGGGAGATGACCGAAACTGGTCCAAACTTACCGTTCTGGAAAAGGCTATGGAATTACGTGTCCCTGTGGCGGTACACTCACAAAATACTCAACGAATGTTATACCCGTCAGCATGCAATTGCAGAACGTTACTTCGGGATGCGTCTGCCACCGCTAATTGACATCGTCAAGAACGTTAGCCTTATCTTTGTTAATCAAGCAGACGCTCTGACGCCGGCTCGACCGAAATTGCCAAACATGATCACCTTTACATCGTTCCACGTGAAAGAAAAACCTGATCCCCTGCCGAAGGTAGTTAACAAAAAGTGTTGACCCAAATTTAAGtcgttatttgtaaatatttatggtTGGTAGACGAATGTGTATTTATGATATATGAAAGTAAATGTAAACAGTTTAATCTGTGCATAGAGTTCATAgataacataatttatttacattttgtcGCCCTCCATGTAtcataaatgtacaaatatccACAGTCTGATTAACGATATTGATATGGAATCAACAAGTAGCGTATCGTACAATTATCTGAACTAGCGAAAAGTGGATAAAATCTCGCACATTTTATCGCTCGATTTCATTCAAGAATTTTATCACAGGACTTGCAGCGTTTCCTGGATGGAGCAAAGGAGGGATTCATCTACTTCAGTCTTGGTAGCAACGCGAGAAGCTCGGACATGCCGATGGAGATTCAACAGATGTTCTTCGACGTGTTTGTGAAATTACCATACAGAATCGTTTGGAAGTACGAGAAAGAGATTCCGGTGAAACTTGACAATGTGTACGTTGGAAAATGGCTACCTCAGCAGAGTATACTCGGTAAGATTTATACTTGGAAACATTTATGTTTCGTTGGATATTTGCAACAGAATTGTTGTATTGTACGAGGTTTGTATTCACAGCTCACCCCAACATCAAGCTGTTCATATACCAGGCAGGACTGCAGAGTACCGAAGAGGCCATTCACTTTGGGGTTCCACTCGTAGCCATTCCTATTCTTGGTGATCAGGACTATCAGGCTAAAAGAATGGATGCCCTTGGAGTTGGCAAATACTTGGAAATTCTGACGATCACGAAGGATCAGATAGACAGTACTATTAGGGAGGTTATAACCAATAAGCAGTGAGTATATACAAGTTTTATGAAGTACTTTATGTTGAATTTGGGATGGACTTGGTATTTAGAAGTGGGGTGAGGTTAGGGTAAGAGTCTGGAGATCTTATATTTTATAGGAATATTCTATATCCTACATATTCTGCATCCCACATGTAATATGTTCTACACATTCTGTATCCCACTTGTCATATATTCTACACATTCTTTATCCTACATATCCTATATGCTACATATCACATATCCTACGCACCCTATATTCAATTAGAGATCTATATGACACTGTGTATATGTAAATCTAGAGATAGAGAGATCTGAGAATACATAGTCCTGGGAATATAACAATCTGGAAGTATGATCATTTGTGGATATGGATATCTATATGTAAATATGCTGATCCAAGGATCAAGACCATGTATGTGGTGATTTCGAGATATGTGGGAGATTCAAGTATCTAAGCATATGTGACTCTGgtattatagaaatataagaatataagaatttgatagTATATACTTATATGTATGAAGTCTACTGATCCAGAAACATATGACAAAACATCCCAACGCAACACCTAATCTTTCTCTGCTATAAACAATAACGTTACCACAATAACCATTACTCCCTTAACTAATTTCTATTAATGATTGCAAACAACTATTATTCCAGATACAAAGAAAAGATGCTTCACCTTCGAGAACTGGTTAACGACAACCCATACGATTTGGTGGACAATCTCGTTTGGTGGACCGAGTTCGTGATTCGACACAAGGGTGCACCTCACCTTCGTTCAACTTTAATTAATCAACCCTGGTACCAACGTTATGACATAGACATAGTAGCATTCTTAGCAATCATCGCGTTCGTGGTAGTATCCATATTAGTGAACATACTCGCCAGGATACTCGTGCACGTTTTCAAATATCTTTCAAGCTCTGTGGGGCAAAAGCAAAAGATAAGTTAACGATTAGATAGCGCTATAAATATCGCACGAGTGCCTTTAACCAACGGACTAATCAAAACTATTGCGTAAGCCTAATCAAGTAAACCTAAGGCAAGTGACAAGCATAAACGTAAATATGACAAGAACAACTAAAATAgaagaatattttaacattccCTAACgatattgtgaaatattttgatCTTGAATTCCCAAAGGAGAACTGTGATTGatgtaattgaaatattaattttatagtattaGATATGGTTTAAggctattaaccctttgcactcgagaggcgcctcttaggcgccattcgctttaatacaataatttaaaagaagcattatttaattaattttataatagtgcttatgtgatgtataaacatagtgaaatagacaacagtggaaattattagtagagaaataataacttcaaaagaagtcatttaacattttaattaatattttaaagttgctgtttgcaaacagtaaaattatcttcgagtgcaaagggttaatagatCAGCAATAGCAAATTTTAATCGATTCTGTGTTCCGTGAGAATGGCAGAATGTTACTGTACGAGAAAGACCCGCTAAACTGATCATACAAATGGAGGACGTGTAACTCCACGTTCCTTAGCAATAGCGTTAATTAACACCGATTTCTTAGAAACGTTTCAAGTTCATGAACGTCAGCGTTTATTATTGCGTAGAGAGTACTTATCAATTTGCAgcgatattgtaaatatttgatTGAATATGCGCCATGTCGTTGAACTGtccatttttataattatcgaCTCTAGAATAAAATGATATAGTACTGCCTAAGGTATTAGTAAAaccaaagtaataataatagaaagcaGAACTTATCGAAGAAAGGATTTTCGTTTAAATCGTTCAGTTGTATGTAGAAATAaagtattgaaataaaatttaatgtttccatttttaattattcctgttaaattcaatgtatttataatttattaatatatttacgaTAATAACACAAATCTTTGAATCTCTGAAGTTTCAACTTCATTTATCGCTGAAATCGAGCGATGGACTAAAAGGTTCATCCAATTACAAACGATTTAACGTTTCTCAGATAA
The Megachile rotundata isolate GNS110a chromosome 5, iyMegRotu1, whole genome shotgun sequence DNA segment above includes these coding regions:
- the LOC143264518 gene encoding uncharacterized protein LOC143264518, yielding MVPIPSYSHQIPHRKLVLELHKRGHEIVYVTSDPVPVNSTRLTQIDISDTYDTIQFHNFMKLRFEGMYGLKFMQEFMPGVSDSLSEQLLNNTEVRRLYAPDSGVKFDVILNEFLFMPATYAMAYRFDTPYIDSNTRNSCVVTVNHNQLEPQLIA